Genomic segment of Salvia splendens isolate huo1 chromosome 12, SspV2, whole genome shotgun sequence:
AATTGGAAATATTTACACTGCTACCACTTCAATGTGCTAGTATTATTGATTCTTTTCTAATGTGTTCGAttctttaaaaattatttatcaaaTGAAATTTTTAAACCACGTGTGAACCACCCCATATAGCTATTTGcgaaaaattttaaattttaaaatcacaAATTGTTTTACAATTTATGTTTTCAGTAATATAACGTTGTTACATTTATGAGGTAGATTTATGGAGTATCAGGTAAGGCATTCAATGTTTCCAAGAGTGATGCTATGTTATAAAAGTGTTAccagaattaaaaaataatacaagTGAAACCAAtaaatgagttaaataaaatttatactacATGTCAACAATCAGCTTTACATGCACTGCAATTATTATGGGACAATGATGTCTACCTTAGCTTCTTGTATGCATGAAGTTCCGTTGTTCTTGTGATTTCTAcagaaaaacacaaaacaaaattatattctTGATCTAAAAGCCGCTACATAAATGATTATATGCCTCAAACTGACCTAAGCTGTGAGCTCCTCAGAAGCTGCATCATTCCCAACTAGGCGTCGAACAAATTCAGCATGCAGTGAGTGTCCACCCTATCAACTTCACATTTGTTAGGTTAGGTAATAAGTCTAATCAACTTATTCGCATTGTTGGTGTCCCTTACAGTCAAGAATCGGGGCTAGTAATATGCTGTTTGTTAATCTAAAGAAATTGAGCAAACATCGAACATAATGTATTTTCTAGTATTTTTGCAAGCAAGGTATAATTAATCCAAGTGTTTTTCTAGATTCCAGAAAGAAGCTATTGATGAGACAGGCGACACACCTTATAAGCAACAATGTGAGCCACCAGAAGACCTTGATTACCCTCTTGAGCCAAAAGGGAAAAATCGCCAATAAGATCCAACACCTTATGCCTGCAAGGCTCATTGTCGTAGCGCAGAGGTGGATTCATCCATCCCTTATTCATGCTGCAAAAGTAAACTAATCAGAGAGTGAGTGAGATCCAACCTCCCAAAACTACACATGGTATCCCAGCTTTAGATAAATATGAACATTATTTTGTACAGTATTGAGTTGCTCGCTTACAGAATAACATACAATATCTCTCACCTACAGACAATAGCTGTTTCTGCCGAACCCCCTTTGATAAGTCCTAAGTTGCGCATATGTTCCACCTGCAGAGGATATTTTATTTAGATTTAGTAAATTCTTGGCTCAAAACCacattcaaataattaaaaaagtcATCTACAGAGACAAAGCCACTCAAAGATACTATGCTGGTGACTGGTCCTATAAGATGAGTAAACTTCTGGCACACATATTTTTAAGAGGATACATGAAGCTGAGAAAGTGAAATGGTGTAGTCTAGTTTAACCATGAAAATTATGTTGGTCGTCAGTAGCTAGGTCTAATAAACATGGGAATAGCCTAGCAAAAAAAATGAGCAATTACCTCTTCATAAATACAAAATGTTCTAGATGGACCAATAGAACTGGAGTAGGTAGATTCATCCAACATTGAGGAAGAGAACCATTGGCAACCAATTGCAGGTGCCTGCAACAATAATTTATGTGAGAGTATAAACAAGCAAGGAATGGGGTTTTAATGTCACCACCACACTCTTAACATTTTCATGTGTAAGTTCCCAATACCTAAAAACAAGAGCGCAGATTTTAAAATAAAGGGTATTTATCAGACCACAGTAATGTGGTCTAGAATTGATATTTAGCAATCTATGAATTCAGTAATCATGGTGCACAACCAAGAGAATTAGATAGAGAACATGTTTGTGAttacttattttaataaaatctatgTTTGTTagtgcattaaaaatacctgtGGGTAGACTATCCCATATGTGATACAGACTTTCGGATTAGGGATTGCTGTTATAAAAGAATCATTATGCAGCACATGAACAGGTTCGTTGAGATACGGTGCCAATCTTTGACAACTTTGACCATCAATATCTACAGCCACCTTTAATCCGGATTGATTGATTGCATCCACCCATTCTCTTGCTGACCCGTCAAAGATAGGAACCTGGAACATCAATACTCCTACATCATATAATACGAGATAATAGCATTCATCAATCATATATTCTTTTCCCCTCATTAGAATCATCATTATGCTGGTGCTACGCTAATCAACCATTAAATGAGAAAATGCATGCAAATAAGTGTTGCACCAACGTTGTTGCGGCGCACTTCTTCATGTTTGTCACATGGATCCCTCTGAATGCAGCATGGCTACTTGTTTAGAGCATGTTTTGACTAACCTAAACATCTAATTACGATGATATGGCAGAGATAAACTTTTGAACAGATGTTTAGAAAGAACAAAAAAATAGTTCTGATAATTATCAAGAATACCCagtttttttctcattttgatgatgataagTTCCAATTTATTAAACTCATTAAACAACAATGAACAATCTAATCTGTTAAAAGTATTTTCACTGaagaaaataattgaaaaaagtTCCTTTAAAACTCAACCAACAAATTGAATATCACAAATATCCTAATCCCACTTGTCAAACCTACACCACAACAAGCTTCCCTCTACAAAAAAAATCCCCCTTTGCACATTTTATCCATAAACACAACAAACTCATGCCTTTTAAAGATTAATTAATAGCACCAGCCCATAAGGCATCTAAGGCTATTCAGTGCTCAATCCGTAAGGGGTTGATAACCCAAAGCATGTAATAGAATGAAAGATCAACCAAGAGTCTTTCAACTAAACTTGGTGATGTGTGGTGATAAGTCTGTCAGTCTCTCTCACTGCCTTGGTTAACCATATTTCTAGGATTAACTATAAGACTAAAAACTGAAGGAGTATGGCCCTTGAATATATGATCATGAGCTTTGCAAGCCTTGATCTCAACTAAGTCATTACGAGTCCACATTTTAAATGCATGATCTATTAAAAATTTCTACCTCCTGAAGCCTAACTAATTCaattgaaataaatttttttatgaataactGAAACCTGGAAATCAACTCAAGTAAAAATATCTACCAAATCCCAGTATGGTACTAACGAAACCATGAAATTGTCCATTGATGTCATCCTTTGTCAGGTTTCAAATCTTTCCGTGTGTCGCAGGTGCAAAATTATGACTTTAGGGGTTAAAACACTTTTTATTTACTTTGGTGAAGTGCTAAATGGttcaaaataaaaaaggtaAAGACCATAAAAATTTCAGTTTGATTGAACTATGAAATTTACCAATTACCAGGAAATTACCTCAACAGAGCGATCGCAATTGTTGGATCCGCCAATCTCAATGCGGCAATTATCGACGCCACATGCCTCGAGAGCGGAGAGCAAGTGCTCGACGGTTCGAACGCTGTAGCCATCTTTTGAAAGCGCGGTGCATAGAGGCGTGTCTCTCACAACGTGGTCAATCGATGCGCGAATAACGTTTGACCCGAAGATGAAGTAGCGGCCGGCGCGGGCGGCCTCCGGAAGAATTCTAACAGTGGCTATGTCTCCCGAGTGGAGTCCCTGACCGGTTCTCTCGATGCAATTCGCCACAGTTTTCTGCAACTTGCCCGTCTGCGAATGGGATTGTAGTTAGCGAGCTCCTGCAACTTCACTGTATAATaaactgtgtgtgtgtgtgtgtgtgagagagagagagagagagagagagagagagagagagagagagtacgGGTTTCCATGAGAAGAGGGCggaagatttgagagatttgaaggcggcggcgacgcTCATTTGAATACAatcgctgctgctgctgtaaATTCACTGCTTCAGCTATAATTAATCTTAATCAGTTGATTATATTGGTACCTTAAAGTTTCCTGGTTCCATAAAATTTCTTGTCACAAATGTAAATGGTCAATTTTGTCATTTAACTGTATTCTTTCATTTATATGAATTCAACAATTTAATTATTGAATCATCGTAACAATCATCTAAAATATTGTTCAGAGTCTGAAACTTCTTTGGAGAACGAATTTCACTATGATTAAGCTTTAACCATCTTccaaaataatactctctcatGGAGAgtcccaattaaattaagtcattttttttatattcccattaaattgagtcattttcttttagtacttattattttattctttaccGTGTGATAAGACGCCTGATTTTGTTACAAGTACTTGATTATCAAGTGATATGTAATAGAATTGAGATATGAGTGTTGTGATATAAAGACCTGAGTGTTATATGATCTATATGTTTGACAGTAATTAGCAAGGGACATCTTTAACCATACACCAAATCTCATTTTTACTATAGAAAAC
This window contains:
- the LOC121757021 gene encoding probable UDP-3-O-acyl-N-acetylglucosamine deacetylase 1, mitochondrial produces the protein MSVAAAFKSLKSSALFSWKPTGKLQKTVANCIERTGQGLHSGDIATVRILPEAARAGRYFIFGSNVIRASIDHVVRDTPLCTALSKDGYSVRTVEHLLSALEACGVDNCRIEIGGSNNCDRSVEVPIFDGSAREWVDAINQSGLKVAVDIDGQSCQRLAPYLNEPVHVLHNDSFITAIPNPKVCITYGIVYPQAPAIGCQWFSSSMLDESTYSSSIGPSRTFCIYEEVEHMRNLGLIKGGSAETAIVCSMNKGWMNPPLRYDNEPCRHKVLDLIGDFSLLAQEGNQGLLVAHIVAYKGGHSLHAEFVRRLVGNDAASEELTA